The following coding sequences are from one Rutidosis leptorrhynchoides isolate AG116_Rl617_1_P2 chromosome 11, CSIRO_AGI_Rlap_v1, whole genome shotgun sequence window:
- the LOC139877263 gene encoding chloroplastic import inner membrane translocase subunit HP30-2-like encodes MQMLEKLIIRYFPLIWKKKKKENKKKEENDFVAVNNNNNPFTHLAKTYKECESSFNNWVAQRSLPVEAAITTVTDAERGRASNQNAATVVCNLQVATMVKLHVIKCDERIINNMTSWPSSLAPYQVIISGGTLEVARNFAVLTSVDAGISHVMQKIRGKKDAKTW; translated from the exons ATGCAGATGCTTGAGAAACTAATCATTCGTTATTTTCCGTTGAtatggaagaagaagaaaaaggaaaacaaaaagaaggaagaaaacgatTTTGTGGcggttaataacaacaacaacccattcacacatttagccaaaacgtaCAAAGAGTGCGAATCTTCATTCAATAATTGGGTTGCCCAACGGTCTCTACCCGTTGAGGCTGCCATTACGACCGTCACAG ACGCTGAGAGGGGTCGGGCTAGTAACCAAAATGCTGCAACCGTAGTTTGCAACTTGCAAGTTGCAACTATGGTTAAGCTACATGTGATCAAATGTGATGAGAGAATT ATTAATAATATGACTTCGTGGCCTTCCTCATTGGCACCGTATCAAGTTATTATTTCAGGAGGAACATTGGAAGTGGCTCGTAATTTTGCTGTTTTAACGAGTGTTGATGCTGGCATATCCCATGTCATGCAAAAGATAAGAGGAAAGAAGGATGCTAAGACATGGTAA